The Salegentibacter sp. Hel_I_6 region GATAGGAACATTACTTTGGTTAATTTTTTCATGTGTGGTTTAAATTGTTATGAAATTTCCGGCTAAAGTACTAAAAAGATGAATATTTAGCTGAAATTATTTAGGCTAAGAAATAGCTGAATAATAGAACCAAATTTTCGATTTCTGGAAACGAAATTGTTAAAGGCAAACTTTTTGAAGTTATTGCTCTTTTAATTCTGAAATAAGGTTATCGTCAAATTTCTTTTTGATTGCGGTCACTTCTTCTACATTTTTATTAGGAATAGCTATAGAAAGTACGTAGTGAGCAATTTTCCAGCCTTCTTTAGTCTTTTGTAAAACACCAGACCCACGGCAAATTCCCATTTGCGTATCAAGAAGTTCATCAAACCAGGCGGTTTTGCTGTTTTCTTCGGTATAAATATTTCGTTCTAAAGTTGTAAAACTCCAGGCTTTTCCCCGGTCAAAATAAGGCTTTGAGAATTCTCGAAAATCATCATTCTGCCAGTTTTCGGTAGCATCGGTGCCTATAAAAACGCCTTCTGCAGTCATAAGACTAAAGTACTTCTCAAAATTGGCTTCAGCGGCAGCCTTGTGCCATTGAGTTAAAACCTTGTCTATCTTAGGTTTTTCCTGAGCTGCTATATTTAAACTGAAAACCAGGAAAAGGAGCGCGATAATTTTTTTCATTTTGAAGAATTTTCATTGAAGATATCAATTTTTCTGCACTCAGGATTCACACAAGAGCTATTGTATTTATGTCTGGGGAAGAGAATCTATAGAAATGGTATCTCTCTCGGCCTTAAATTCATCTAATTCATCTTCAAAATCTTCCAGTGTTTTTAAGAAAAGTTCATTAAGCTGAATCTTGAAATTATTGAATTCATCTGGGATTTCCTGGGCAACTTCAATTATTGCATCAGCATCTAATTGTCTACGGTGAGAAAGTTGGTCCAAAACTTTTGCTTTGGTGACTAATACATTAGCCCGAGCTCTAACAGCATTTGAACTTAAAGAATCTGGAATGCTGGTATTAAGTGACTCCATTACCTGGGCGATAGGGCGGGAGCTTTCTATAGTTTGCTGCAACGTAGCATTTTTAAGTTGGTCTACTTCGTTTTGTGCGGCAATATAAGCCAACCATTCTATGGCATGTTTTCGGGCTTCGGGGAGTAAAATGACTTCTTCGTTAGTGGCTTCAATTTGTTGATTTAAGGCAATAGAATCTAATTGC contains the following coding sequences:
- a CDS encoding nuclear transport factor 2 family protein yields the protein MKKIIALLFLVFSLNIAAQEKPKIDKVLTQWHKAAAEANFEKYFSLMTAEGVFIGTDATENWQNDDFREFSKPYFDRGKAWSFTTLERNIYTEENSKTAWFDELLDTQMGICRGSGVLQKTKEGWKIAHYVLSIAIPNKNVEEVTAIKKKFDDNLISELKEQ